A genomic segment from Pseudoduganella chitinolytica encodes:
- a CDS encoding efflux RND transporter periplasmic adaptor subunit, with amino-acid sequence MKNVKPLTALARPIVAALAVAGLAASLLAGCDDATGKTAEAPAAAGGPPVSAATVVEKTIAETQEFSGRLEAIDRVEIRSRVSGFITAVNFKPGSQVKKGDVLFVIDPRPYQAEADRAQAAASSAKAKADLARLELQRAEKLLADKAIAQREFDERASSQKELDANARAAQAQYESAKLNLAYTRVTAPIEGRVSKAEITLGNLVDASAVLTSVVSLDKIYASFDGDEETYLRVGRQAHRGEPVVVKVGLANEEGFPHEGKLEFVDNQLDAQTGSVRMRATFANTDGALVPGLFARVQLGGGTAQAKAILINDRAIGTDQNRKFVFVVGKDNKAEYRPVKLGPTVDGLRVVREGLKADEKIVVNGLQRVRPGAPITPQLVPMDANVAAKAQDNKKDAKVAAL; translated from the coding sequence ATGAAAAACGTGAAACCATTGACCGCACTGGCACGACCAATAGTCGCTGCGCTGGCCGTTGCCGGCCTTGCCGCCAGCCTGCTGGCCGGCTGCGACGATGCGACCGGCAAGACGGCCGAGGCGCCGGCCGCCGCCGGCGGCCCACCCGTGTCCGCCGCTACCGTGGTGGAGAAAACGATTGCAGAAACGCAGGAGTTCTCCGGCCGCCTGGAAGCGATCGACCGTGTCGAGATCCGCTCGCGTGTGTCCGGCTTCATCACGGCCGTCAACTTCAAGCCGGGCAGCCAGGTGAAGAAGGGCGACGTGCTGTTCGTCATCGACCCGCGCCCTTACCAGGCCGAGGCCGATCGCGCCCAGGCCGCCGCCAGCTCCGCCAAGGCCAAGGCCGACCTGGCCCGCCTGGAACTGCAGCGCGCCGAGAAGCTGTTGGCCGACAAGGCCATCGCCCAGCGCGAGTTCGACGAGCGCGCATCGTCCCAGAAGGAACTGGACGCCAACGCCCGCGCCGCCCAGGCCCAGTACGAATCGGCCAAGCTGAACCTGGCCTACACCCGCGTCACCGCGCCGATCGAAGGTCGCGTCTCCAAGGCCGAGATCACGCTGGGTAACCTGGTCGACGCGTCGGCCGTGCTGACCTCCGTCGTCTCGCTGGACAAGATCTACGCCAGCTTCGACGGCGACGAGGAAACCTACCTGCGCGTGGGCCGCCAGGCGCACCGCGGCGAGCCGGTCGTCGTCAAGGTCGGCCTCGCCAACGAGGAAGGCTTCCCGCACGAAGGCAAGCTCGAATTCGTCGACAACCAGCTGGACGCGCAGACGGGTTCCGTGCGCATGCGCGCCACGTTCGCCAATACGGACGGCGCGCTGGTGCCGGGCCTGTTCGCCCGCGTGCAACTGGGCGGCGGCACGGCGCAGGCGAAAGCGATCCTGATCAACGACCGCGCCATCGGCACGGACCAGAATCGCAAGTTCGTCTTCGTCGTCGGCAAGGACAACAAGGCCGAGTACCGCCCCGTCAAGCTGGGCCCGACGGTGGACGGCCTGCGCGTGGTGCGCGAAGGCCTGAAGGCGGACGAGAAGATCGTCGTCAACGGGCTGCAGCGGGTGCGCCCGGGCGCGCCGATCACGCCGCAGCTGGTGCCGATGGATGCGAACGTCGCCGCCAAGGCGCAGGACAACAAGAAGGACGCCAAGGTCGCGGCACTGTAA
- a CDS encoding efflux RND transporter permease subunit translates to MNFSRFFIDKPIFAAVLSIIVFVAGLIAIFKLPISEYPDVVPPSVVVRAQYPGADPKVIAETVAAPLEEQINGVENMLYMSSQNTSDGALALTVTFAIGTNVEQAETAVQNRVQRALPRLPEEVRQIGVTTVKSSPNLTMVVHLNSPDGRYDDLYLRNYAVLNIKDQLARIHGMGEVQLFGSGDYAMRVWLDPQKVAARGLTAGDVVGAIREQNVQVAAGVIGQGPSKDADFQLTVKTHGRLQSPEDFGNIVVKVNADGATTLLKDVARLEMGSNSYALRSLLNNKSAVAIPIFEAPNANALQLSADVRERMKELSKDFPEGVEYSIVYDPTQFVRESINSVIHTLVEAVILVALVVIIFLQTWRASIIPLLAVPVSVVGTFAVMLGFGFSINTLSLFGLVLAIGIVVDDAIVVVENVERNISNGLTPRDATVQAMKEVSGPIIAIALVLCAVFVPIAFVSGLTGQFYRQFALTIAISTVISAFCSLTLAPALSAALLKGHDEPKDFLTRGMDKVFGRFFAGFNKFFNRSAHGYENGVKGVLRHKGASLLLYALLTAAGLFMFKAVPPGFVPSQDKQYLIGFAQLPDAASLDRTDAVIRRMSDIAEDIPGVENSISFPGLSINGFTNAPNAGIVFLGLEPFEQRRDKSKSAEAIAAEMNKRMGAVQDAFVMVLPPPPVNGLGTTGGFKLMIEDRGNLGYDELFKAVQAVQAKAAQNPQLAGVFSGFQINVPQLFADVDRVKAKQLGVPLQTIYQTLQINLGSLYVNDFNQFGRTYQVRVQADAQFRSQPEQIAQLKVRNDKGEMIPLSSLMRVKDTYGPDRVQRYNAYVSADLNGGPAPGVSSGQAQAAMEQVLAETLPKGITYEWTELTYQDILAGNTMIYVFPLCVLLVFLVLAAQYESWTLPLAVILIVPMSILCALIGVKLTGGDNNVFTQIALFVLVGLASKNAILIVEFARELEDHGRTIVEAALESCRLRLRPILMTSIAFIMGVLPLVFSSGAGSEMRHAMGVAVFAGMLGVTFFGLFLTPVFYVLLRTLAKRMEKKPAAAPDYAVVKMEGTHG, encoded by the coding sequence ATGAACTTTTCACGATTCTTTATCGACAAGCCGATCTTCGCGGCGGTGCTGTCGATCATCGTCTTCGTGGCGGGGCTGATCGCCATCTTCAAGCTCCCCATTTCCGAGTACCCGGACGTCGTGCCGCCGTCCGTGGTCGTACGCGCCCAGTATCCGGGCGCCGATCCGAAGGTCATTGCCGAAACGGTGGCCGCGCCGCTGGAAGAGCAGATCAACGGCGTCGAGAACATGCTGTACATGTCGTCGCAGAACACCTCCGACGGCGCGCTGGCGCTGACGGTGACGTTCGCCATCGGCACCAACGTCGAACAGGCCGAGACGGCCGTGCAGAACCGCGTCCAGCGTGCGCTGCCGCGCCTGCCGGAAGAGGTGCGCCAGATCGGCGTCACCACCGTCAAGAGCTCGCCCAACCTGACCATGGTCGTCCACCTCAATTCCCCGGACGGCCGCTATGACGACCTGTACCTGCGCAACTACGCGGTGCTGAACATCAAGGACCAGCTGGCCCGTATCCACGGCATGGGCGAAGTCCAGCTGTTCGGCTCCGGCGACTACGCCATGCGCGTCTGGCTCGATCCGCAGAAGGTGGCGGCGCGCGGCCTGACGGCGGGCGACGTCGTGGGCGCGATCCGCGAGCAGAATGTGCAGGTCGCGGCCGGCGTGATCGGCCAGGGCCCGTCCAAGGACGCCGACTTCCAGCTGACCGTCAAGACGCACGGCCGCCTGCAGTCGCCCGAGGACTTCGGCAACATCGTCGTCAAGGTCAATGCCGACGGCGCCACCACCTTGCTGAAAGACGTGGCGCGCCTGGAGATGGGTTCCAACTCCTACGCGCTGCGCTCGCTCCTGAACAACAAGTCGGCAGTCGCGATCCCCATCTTCGAGGCGCCCAATGCCAACGCGCTGCAGCTGTCCGCGGACGTGCGGGAGCGGATGAAGGAACTGTCGAAAGATTTCCCGGAAGGCGTCGAATACAGCATTGTGTACGACCCGACCCAATTCGTGCGTGAGTCCATCAACTCCGTCATCCACACGCTGGTCGAAGCGGTGATCCTGGTCGCGCTGGTCGTGATCATCTTCCTGCAGACGTGGCGTGCCTCCATCATCCCGCTGCTGGCCGTGCCGGTATCGGTGGTGGGTACCTTTGCCGTGATGCTGGGCTTCGGCTTCTCCATCAACACGCTGTCGCTGTTCGGCCTCGTGCTGGCCATCGGTATCGTCGTCGACGATGCGATCGTCGTGGTGGAGAACGTCGAGCGCAACATCAGCAATGGCCTGACCCCGCGCGATGCGACGGTGCAGGCGATGAAGGAAGTCTCCGGCCCCATCATCGCCATCGCGCTGGTGCTGTGCGCCGTGTTCGTGCCGATCGCATTCGTGTCGGGCCTCACGGGCCAGTTCTACCGCCAGTTCGCGCTGACGATCGCGATTTCCACCGTCATCTCGGCATTCTGCTCGCTGACCCTGGCGCCGGCGCTGTCGGCCGCGCTGCTGAAGGGCCACGACGAACCGAAGGACTTCCTGACGCGTGGCATGGACAAGGTGTTCGGCCGCTTCTTCGCCGGCTTCAACAAGTTCTTCAACCGCTCCGCGCACGGCTACGAGAACGGCGTCAAGGGCGTGCTGCGCCACAAGGGTGCCTCGCTGCTGCTGTACGCGCTGCTGACGGCCGCCGGCCTGTTCATGTTCAAGGCCGTGCCGCCGGGCTTCGTGCCGTCGCAGGACAAGCAGTACCTGATCGGCTTTGCCCAGCTGCCGGACGCCGCGTCGCTGGACCGCACCGACGCCGTCATCCGCCGCATGTCGGACATCGCCGAGGACATCCCCGGCGTCGAGAACTCGATCTCGTTCCCGGGCCTGTCGATCAACGGCTTCACCAACGCGCCGAACGCGGGCATCGTGTTCCTGGGCCTGGAGCCGTTCGAGCAGCGCCGTGACAAGAGCAAGTCCGCCGAGGCCATCGCCGCCGAGATGAACAAGCGCATGGGCGCCGTGCAGGATGCGTTCGTGATGGTGCTGCCGCCGCCCCCGGTCAATGGCCTGGGCACGACGGGCGGCTTCAAGCTGATGATCGAGGACCGGGGCAACCTGGGCTACGACGAACTGTTCAAGGCGGTGCAGGCGGTACAGGCCAAGGCCGCGCAGAACCCGCAGCTGGCCGGCGTGTTCTCCGGTTTCCAGATCAACGTGCCGCAGCTGTTCGCGGACGTGGACAGGGTGAAGGCAAAACAGCTGGGCGTACCGCTGCAGACGATCTACCAGACCTTGCAGATCAACCTGGGTTCGCTGTACGTGAACGACTTCAACCAGTTTGGCCGTACCTACCAGGTGCGCGTGCAGGCCGATGCGCAGTTCCGCTCGCAGCCGGAGCAGATCGCCCAGCTGAAGGTACGCAACGACAAGGGCGAGATGATCCCGCTGTCGTCGCTGATGCGGGTCAAGGACACGTATGGCCCGGACCGCGTGCAGCGCTACAACGCCTACGTCTCGGCCGACCTGAATGGCGGCCCGGCACCTGGCGTATCGTCCGGCCAGGCGCAGGCCGCGATGGAGCAGGTGCTGGCCGAGACGCTGCCGAAGGGCATCACGTACGAGTGGACCGAGCTGACCTACCAGGACATCCTGGCCGGCAACACGATGATCTACGTGTTCCCGCTGTGCGTGCTGCTCGTGTTCCTGGTGCTGGCCGCGCAGTATGAAAGCTGGACCTTGCCGCTGGCCGTCATCCTGATCGTGCCGATGTCGATCCTGTGCGCGCTGATCGGCGTGAAGCTGACCGGCGGCGACAACAATGTGTTCACCCAGATCGCCCTGTTCGTGCTGGTCGGCCTGGCGTCGAAGAACGCGATCCTGATCGTGGAATTCGCCCGCGAACTGGAAGACCATGGCCGCACGATCGTCGAAGCCGCGCTGGAATCGTGCCGCCTGCGTCTGCGTCCAATCCTGATGACGTCGATCGCGTTCATCATGGGCGTGCTGCCGCTGGTGTTCTCGAGCGGCGCCGGTTCCGAGATGCGCCATGCGATGGGCGTGGCGGTGTTTGCCGGCATGCTGGGCGTGACGTTCTTCGGCCTGTTCCTGACGCCCGTGTTCTACGTGCTGCTGCGCACCCTGGCCAAGCGGATGGAAAAGAAACCCGCGGCGGCGCCCGACTATGCCGTCGTCAAAATGGAAGGGACCCACGGATGA
- the bla gene encoding subclass B3 metallo-beta-lactamase, with protein sequence MKKILLSLAVATLATPAFAGDWDEPQEPFPVYGNVYYVGPHGISALLVTSPQGHILLDGATPKSPDAIAAHVRQLGFKVEDIKYILTSHEHHDHAGGIGALQKLTGATVIGSARSVPVLASGKPNPGDPQFAGLPDMTPVAKTRAVQDGDVIKLGPLALTAHYTPGHTQGGLSWTWQATENGRTVNMVFADSLNAIGAKGFRYGGDQRYPGAKADLERSIAKVAGLRCDLLVSVHPEQSDLWERKEKAATQGTAAFIDPQACRQYADDARARLAKRLADEAKAP encoded by the coding sequence ATGAAAAAAATTCTGCTGTCCCTCGCCGTCGCCACCCTCGCTACGCCTGCCTTCGCGGGCGATTGGGACGAGCCGCAAGAGCCGTTCCCCGTCTATGGCAATGTCTACTACGTCGGCCCGCACGGCATCAGCGCGCTGCTGGTGACGTCGCCACAGGGCCATATCCTGCTCGATGGCGCCACGCCGAAGTCGCCCGACGCGATCGCGGCGCACGTGCGCCAGCTGGGCTTCAAGGTGGAGGACATCAAGTACATCCTGACGTCGCACGAGCACCACGACCACGCCGGCGGCATCGGCGCGCTGCAGAAGCTGACCGGCGCGACCGTCATCGGCAGTGCCAGGAGCGTGCCCGTGCTGGCCAGCGGCAAGCCGAACCCGGGCGACCCGCAGTTCGCCGGCCTGCCCGACATGACGCCCGTCGCCAAGACCCGCGCGGTGCAGGATGGCGACGTCATCAAGCTCGGCCCCCTGGCGCTGACGGCGCATTACACGCCGGGCCATACGCAGGGAGGCCTCAGCTGGACGTGGCAGGCCACCGAGAACGGCCGCACGGTAAATATGGTGTTCGCCGACAGCCTGAACGCAATCGGTGCGAAAGGCTTCCGCTACGGCGGCGACCAGCGCTATCCCGGCGCCAAGGCGGACCTGGAGCGCTCGATCGCCAAGGTCGCGGGCCTGCGCTGCGACCTGCTGGTGTCTGTCCACCCGGAGCAGAGCGACCTCTGGGAGCGCAAGGAGAAGGCCGCGACGCAAGGAACTGCCGCGTTCATCGATCCGCAGGCATGCCGCCAGTATGCGGACGATGCCAGGGCGCGGCTGGCGAAGCGGCTGGCCGACGAGGCCAAGGCCCCATAA
- a CDS encoding D-2-hydroxyacid dehydrogenase, protein MTERIVFLDRASLVADVRRPSFAHTWDEHDASTAAEAIERLRGATIAITNKVPLRADALARLPDLKLIAVAATGTDIVDLAAARERGVVVCNIRDYAHAAVPEHTFALILALRRNLLAYRADVAAGAWQRSPRFCLFDHPIRDLHGSRLGLVGYGALGRQVAHIGRAFGMEIAVHTRTPVDGVINLDLDELLATSDVVSLHAPLTPATRNLIGAAQLARMQPTALLINTARGGLVDEAALADALQAGVIAGAGFDVLTTEPPAPDNALLNLHLPNFILTPHNAWASREAMQGLADQLIDNLEAFVRGTPNNVVG, encoded by the coding sequence ATGACCGAACGTATCGTTTTCCTCGACCGCGCCAGCCTTGTCGCAGACGTCCGTCGCCCATCGTTTGCCCACACGTGGGACGAACATGACGCCAGCACGGCGGCCGAGGCCATCGAGCGCCTGCGCGGCGCCACCATCGCGATCACCAACAAGGTCCCGCTGCGGGCCGACGCGCTGGCGCGGTTGCCCGACCTCAAGCTGATCGCGGTGGCGGCGACGGGCACCGACATCGTCGACCTGGCCGCGGCGCGCGAGCGCGGCGTCGTCGTCTGCAATATCCGCGACTACGCCCATGCGGCCGTGCCCGAGCACACCTTTGCCCTGATCCTGGCCTTGCGCCGCAACCTGCTGGCCTACCGCGCGGACGTGGCCGCGGGCGCGTGGCAGCGCTCGCCCCGCTTCTGCCTGTTCGACCATCCCATCCGCGACCTGCACGGCAGCCGGCTGGGCCTCGTCGGCTACGGCGCCCTGGGCCGGCAGGTGGCGCACATCGGCCGTGCATTCGGCATGGAGATCGCCGTGCACACGCGCACGCCGGTCGACGGCGTGATCAACCTCGACCTGGACGAATTGCTGGCCACGTCGGACGTGGTCAGCCTGCACGCACCGCTGACGCCGGCTACGCGCAACCTGATCGGCGCCGCCCAGCTGGCGCGCATGCAGCCCACCGCCCTGCTGATCAACACGGCACGCGGCGGCCTGGTGGACGAGGCGGCGCTGGCCGACGCGCTGCAGGCAGGCGTGATCGCAGGCGCCGGCTTCGACGTGCTGACGACCGAACCGCCGGCGCCGGACAATGCACTGCTGAACCTGCACCTGCCCAACTTCATCCTGACGCCGCACAATGCGTGGGCCAGCCGCGAGGCCATGCAGGGGCTGGCCGACCAGTTGATCGACAACCTGGAAGCGTTCGTGCGCGGGACGCCCAACAACGTCGTCGGCTGA
- a CDS encoding efflux transporter outer membrane subunit, translated as MKTMIARGVPALLAALLLAACGAPELKQPAIDMPTAFKESQERSDVQTAPDGTRWKQARPAEQQPRGEWWLAFNDPALSELVADATRNNANLAVAAARVKQARAIAGVAEADRIPQVGLGVGAQRARQSPLELGLPQGTEVSPTTSYSARLTASYEVDLFGRVSSNVAAARSDAATVEANYRSVLLALQADVAQTYFRLRATDAELATVAQTVRLREENVKINQRRFDLGDIGEFDLSRAKTELATTQAEAIGLERQRANAEHALAVLLGKPAAAFTAGVNPLQDSTLLPAIPAGLPSTLLERRPDIAAAQRAMEASNARIGEARSAMFPALTINAAGGGIGTAFSDVFKWSGRSWVLGALLNLPVIDGGRNRNNIVRSEAALEESVGQYRQSVLTAFAEVEDNLAGLRILSGQTQRIDEAVVAARRSADLARKLYDAGRSSYLELLDAQRNLAAVERNAVQLRGERAVTTVALIRALGGGWDGTANVNSAQARN; from the coding sequence ATGAAAACCATGATTGCAAGGGGCGTCCCGGCACTGCTGGCGGCACTGCTGCTGGCCGCGTGCGGCGCGCCCGAACTGAAGCAGCCGGCCATCGACATGCCGACCGCCTTCAAGGAATCCCAGGAGCGCAGCGACGTGCAGACCGCGCCGGACGGCACCCGCTGGAAACAGGCGCGGCCGGCCGAACAGCAGCCGCGCGGCGAATGGTGGCTGGCCTTCAACGATCCGGCCCTGAGCGAGCTGGTGGCTGATGCGACCCGCAACAACGCCAACCTGGCCGTGGCGGCAGCGCGTGTAAAACAGGCGCGCGCCATTGCCGGCGTGGCCGAAGCGGACCGCATCCCGCAGGTGGGCCTCGGCGTCGGCGCCCAGCGCGCCCGCCAGTCGCCGCTGGAACTGGGCCTGCCGCAAGGCACGGAAGTGAGCCCGACGACGAGCTACTCGGCGCGCCTGACGGCCAGCTATGAAGTGGACCTGTTCGGCCGCGTCTCGTCCAACGTGGCGGCCGCGCGCAGCGATGCGGCGACGGTGGAAGCGAACTACCGCTCCGTGCTGCTGGCACTGCAGGCCGACGTCGCCCAGACCTATTTCCGCCTGCGTGCCACGGACGCCGAACTGGCGACCGTGGCGCAGACGGTCCGTCTGCGCGAGGAGAACGTCAAGATCAACCAGCGCCGCTTCGACCTGGGCGACATCGGCGAGTTCGACCTGTCGCGCGCCAAGACCGAGCTGGCAACGACGCAGGCCGAGGCCATCGGCCTGGAACGCCAGCGCGCCAACGCGGAGCATGCGCTGGCTGTCCTGCTGGGCAAGCCGGCCGCCGCGTTCACGGCGGGCGTCAACCCGCTGCAGGACTCGACCCTGCTGCCGGCGATTCCCGCTGGCCTGCCGTCGACCCTGCTGGAACGCCGGCCCGACATCGCCGCCGCCCAGCGCGCGATGGAAGCGTCCAACGCCCGCATCGGCGAGGCCCGCTCGGCCATGTTCCCCGCGTTGACGATCAACGCGGCCGGCGGCGGCATCGGCACGGCGTTCTCCGACGTGTTCAAGTGGAGCGGCCGCTCGTGGGTGCTTGGCGCCTTGCTGAACCTGCCGGTGATCGACGGCGGCCGTAACCGCAACAACATCGTGCGCAGCGAAGCGGCGCTGGAAGAGTCGGTCGGCCAGTATCGCCAGAGCGTGCTGACGGCGTTCGCGGAAGTGGAAGACAACCTGGCCGGCCTGCGCATCCTGTCCGGCCAGACGCAACGCATCGACGAAGCCGTCGTCGCCGCGCGCCGCTCGGCCGACCTGGCACGCAAGCTGTACGACGCCGGCCGCTCCAGCTACCTGGAACTGCTGGACGCGCAGCGCAACCTGGCGGCCGTCGAGCGCAACGCGGTGCAGCTGCGTGGCGAGCGCGCCGTCACCACCGTCGCGCTGATCCGCGCGCTGGGCGGCGGCTGGGACGGCACCGCCAACGTCAACAGCGCGCAAGCGCGCAACTGA
- a CDS encoding polyphenol oxidase family protein, with product MITSDLLNEIPGIAHGFGTASQLVPAVLQSTWALRPAKRQVHGTRLVEIVAPYQPVGDADAFHTALAGVPVSVITADCVPLLLARRDGSRVAAIHAGWRGLADDIVPQALARLDAGPGWVAAIGPTICAACYEVSAELAETFATRFGAAAVPTYRHLDLRAIATRQLNAAGVTAIDHVGGCTCCARDAAGAHVYRSYRRGDRNSQQHAGILISSTETFTETCQQ from the coding sequence TTGATCACCAGCGATTTACTGAACGAGATTCCCGGCATCGCCCACGGCTTCGGCACCGCGTCGCAGCTGGTGCCGGCGGTATTGCAATCGACGTGGGCGCTGCGGCCCGCCAAGCGCCAGGTGCATGGCACCCGGCTGGTCGAGATCGTCGCGCCGTACCAGCCGGTGGGCGATGCCGACGCCTTCCATACCGCGCTGGCCGGCGTGCCCGTCAGCGTCATCACGGCCGACTGCGTGCCGCTGCTGCTGGCAAGGCGCGACGGCAGTCGTGTCGCGGCCATCCATGCGGGCTGGCGCGGCCTGGCCGACGACATCGTCCCGCAGGCACTGGCCCGGCTGGACGCGGGGCCCGGCTGGGTTGCCGCCATCGGGCCCACGATCTGCGCTGCCTGCTACGAAGTCAGCGCGGAGCTGGCCGAAACGTTCGCAACACGCTTTGGCGCCGCCGCAGTGCCCACGTACCGCCACCTGGACCTGCGCGCCATCGCGACGCGCCAACTGAATGCGGCCGGCGTGACGGCCATCGACCACGTCGGCGGCTGCACCTGCTGCGCGCGCGACGCGGCCGGGGCACACGTCTACCGCAGCTACCGCCGGGGCGACCGCAACTCGCAGCAGCACGCCGGCATCCTCATTTCTTCCACCGAGACCTTCACCGAGACCTGCCAACAATGA
- a CDS encoding alpha/beta hydrolase: protein MGIAATTAGVPELAGDLVLRDLEVKGAEGTLKARLYQAGPSAVKRDTLVVFFHGGGFTGGSIDEADDFLGRLVSADPTQVALSPAYTLATERPFPAAVEDAHAVLVWAKKNKAKLAWSGKRLVVSGIEAGANLAAVVSLMARDRGGPALTGQVLIMPMLDPGLSTCSMREVPVCPDKAALVDKVAGTCAAGYRGYLPNAADRTHPYASPLQSSRLKNLPPALILSAEDDPLRDEAEQYGAKLIKCGITTTVRRLPAPPLEQPGGRNDCACYFALNEIAAFVRDADGTETPSDK from the coding sequence ATGGGTATCGCGGCGACGACGGCCGGCGTGCCGGAACTGGCCGGCGACCTGGTGCTGCGCGACCTGGAAGTCAAGGGCGCCGAAGGGACCTTGAAGGCACGCTTGTACCAGGCCGGGCCAAGCGCGGTGAAGCGCGACACGCTGGTGGTGTTTTTCCACGGCGGTGGCTTCACGGGCGGCTCGATCGACGAGGCCGACGATTTTCTCGGCCGCCTCGTCAGCGCCGACCCTACCCAGGTGGCGCTGTCGCCGGCCTACACGCTGGCGACGGAGCGGCCGTTCCCGGCGGCGGTGGAGGATGCCCATGCGGTGCTGGTCTGGGCCAAGAAGAACAAGGCCAAGCTGGCGTGGAGCGGCAAGCGCCTGGTCGTTTCCGGCATCGAGGCCGGCGCCAACCTGGCAGCCGTGGTATCGCTGATGGCACGCGACCGCGGCGGCCCCGCCCTGACAGGCCAGGTGCTGATCATGCCGATGCTGGACCCGGGCCTGTCCACGTGCTCGATGCGCGAGGTGCCCGTGTGTCCCGACAAGGCGGCGCTGGTCGACAAGGTGGCCGGCACGTGCGCGGCCGGCTACCGGGGATACCTGCCGAACGCGGCGGACCGCACCCACCCGTATGCGTCGCCGCTGCAGTCGTCGCGGCTGAAGAACCTGCCGCCGGCGTTGATCCTGTCCGCCGAGGACGATCCGCTGCGCGACGAAGCCGAACAATATGGCGCCAAGCTGATCAAATGCGGCATCACGACAACCGTGCGCCGGCTGCCGGCGCCGCCGCTCGAGCAGCCGGGCGGCCGCAACGATTGCGCCTGTTATTTTGCGTTGAATGAAATCGCCGCGTTCGTTCGCGACGCCGATGGGACGGAGACTCCATCTGATAAATAA
- a CDS encoding LysR family transcriptional regulator, protein MNKLQAMEVFVQVVDAGGFSRAADAMQLPKATVSTLIQQLETALSVKLLHRTTRQVTVTADGAAYYERCLRILTDVKEAEESLSRTRLSPSGRLRVDAPTGLASSILVPALPAFFARYPDIQLELGCSDRLVDLIEEGVDCAVRGGMLADSTLIARRVGVLNMLTCASPAYLEQYGTPHHPRDLERHRCVNYFSAKTGKIYDWDFTRDGERIQIPLPGVIAVNDSTAYVEAGLAGLGVLQMTDYLLRDHLATGRMVQILPEWVSDPIPINIVYPQNRHLSTKVRVFVEWVAELFDSHPSMRVRTHAPTVPQPQPTAEPEPA, encoded by the coding sequence GTGAACAAGTTGCAGGCAATGGAAGTCTTTGTACAGGTCGTGGACGCCGGTGGCTTCTCGCGCGCGGCGGACGCCATGCAGTTGCCCAAAGCCACTGTCTCCACCCTGATCCAGCAGCTCGAAACAGCCCTGTCGGTCAAGCTGCTGCACCGCACCACGCGACAGGTCACGGTAACGGCCGACGGCGCGGCTTACTATGAGCGCTGCCTGCGCATCCTGACCGACGTCAAGGAGGCCGAAGAGTCCCTCTCGCGCACCCGCCTGTCGCCCAGCGGCCGGCTGCGTGTCGACGCGCCCACGGGCCTCGCCTCCAGCATCCTGGTGCCCGCCCTCCCCGCGTTCTTCGCGCGTTATCCGGACATCCAGCTGGAGCTGGGCTGCTCGGACCGGCTGGTGGACCTGATCGAGGAAGGCGTCGATTGCGCGGTGCGCGGCGGCATGCTGGCCGACTCCACGTTGATCGCGCGCCGCGTGGGCGTGCTGAACATGCTGACGTGCGCCAGCCCCGCTTACCTGGAACAGTACGGCACGCCGCACCACCCGCGCGACCTGGAGCGGCACCGCTGCGTCAATTATTTCTCCGCCAAGACGGGCAAGATCTATGACTGGGACTTCACGCGCGACGGCGAGCGAATCCAGATCCCGCTGCCCGGTGTCATCGCCGTCAACGACTCGACCGCATACGTCGAGGCGGGCCTCGCCGGCCTCGGCGTGCTGCAGATGACGGACTACCTGCTGCGCGACCACCTGGCGACCGGGCGCATGGTGCAGATCCTGCCCGAATGGGTGTCCGACCCGATCCCCATCAATATCGTCTACCCGCAGAACCGCCACCTGTCGACCAAGGTGCGCGTGTTCGTCGAATGGGTGGCCGAGCTGTTCGACAGCCATCCCAGCATGCGCGTGCGCACGCATGCCCCCACCGTGCCGCAACCCCAGCCCACCGCCGAACCGGAGCCCGCATGA